Proteins encoded by one window of Sorangium aterium:
- a CDS encoding type I polyketide synthase — protein sequence MSDEQTIRLRRAMAAVTKLQARIAQLEAGAHGAIAIVSMACRFPGGVDSPEGFWQLLDDGRDAITEIPRYRWDVDAVYDPNPATVGTTYCRVGGFVGEVDRFDPGFFGISPREALTIDPRERLLLETAWEALERGGMTAKRVAGSSTGVYVGILTLPEYQIDALRDRDRIDPYTLLGTTHSAMAGRLSYWLGLHGPNMPVDTACSSSLVAVHLAVQALRAGECDMALAGGVSLLLAPEGYVYFSRLTALSKTGRCHAFSADADGYVRGEGCGMVVLKRLEDAQRDGDPILAVIRSSVVNQDGTSNGFTAPSGVAQEQMLRRALKQAQIEPATIDVVECHGTGTILGDPIEVDALASVYGEGRSPDRPLLLTSVKTNIGHTEGAAGIAGMIKAVLALQHRRVPPSLHFNDRPNPNIAWDRSPVKVATTAIPWEQREHPRRIGVSSFGFSGTNAHIILEGAPEVTPSAAPPKLRLPRVPLVLSGHTEEALRGNAERLAAWLDDHDSSLLDIAYSLAATRTAFRERVAVSVADAPSAKEALRALARGDLPSDAIRATARRDRAVFIFPGQGSQYPGMCRTLLDEPVFREALAACDAAIRRHAGFSVLELLEQDDDAQRSALEKVAIVQPVLFAVAVALARLWQSCGVEPAAVVGHSQGEVAAAVVAGALSLEEGARVVSVRSRLLSRLDGSGAMVSVGLPMKEVEALLATHEGLSVAVVNTSESTVVAGDRSRLEALLVELERRSVFCRRIAVDYASHSPQMDPILGAIREGLADLAPREASTPFYSTVLGKQAIGTELGGGYWADNLRMPVRMDLALEALGQRDAAVLLEVSAHPLLAAPLGLAGHEAVVGSLHRDADAASRFRTAAAQLHVHGVEVDWEKVYAAAGARRTAVPTYAFQRDRYWLEKPKERRPQRGGHPLLGERIELSTPKKIAVWESAIGLEALPYLKDHRVEDAIIFPGAGFVEMALAAAKELFGGRAHVVEDLSLDVALVLLEEAKVVQLACVEDEPGSMGFQISSWEDASSSWVRHARGKLRLGEPEKVAPEPPREVRARCRTAVSGGEYYGALSERGLVYGPSFQRIARLWVGEKEALGEMQLAGDGTSGARRYIVPPDFLDGCFQVLMAASGSSTAGPMVPVGVKSVRVRGPLEGNVWSHVWLREIDEAKGSFTGDVSLLDESGGVLVDVQGLRVQRLERGAVAGEEIRRLEHRFHPAPLPERERTASGRSGRVVILADEGGVGDALANALRAEGVSATSVRASEIPLEGSRVFEDLFGSSPCRDIVHLWSLDGPPPDEITVASLARVGQRDCGALLHAVQALSRLSLRDAPRLWIVTRGVHQVGAPSTPSSPGPALLWGLGRTIAAEHPELSCTRLDLAPRPLPDEVNELARHLLADDREDEIALRQEGRFVARVGPAAKLRSAGTSFGPTRIAQGATYLVVGGLGGLGLSLAAWLVSEGARNLVLTSRRGAHTTEQIEAVARMTASGAQVVVEAADVSVRSDVERVLERIAKELPPLRGVVHAAGVLDDSLLERQTAERLAKVTAPKVAGAWHLHELTRDQPLDFFVLYASASGLLGAAGQANYAAANAFLDALAHHRRALGLPALSLDWGAFSEVGLAAAQDNRGARLATMGMRSMTPEEGIAVLAEELGGDRVQLGVIPLDLRQWVECHPHVAASSLFSELVQAAGQLRGLSKTAKSMQQALSKASASERRALVERFLREQVGTVLRMDASRVDPTAPFRGMGLDSLMGLELRNRLETGLGLKLAATLIWTYSNVTALAEHLSGRLAAETSGDPRVETNVPVDVLVHPAAPMSVAPILSLSHEEKNALLEKTLSAIEEYLK from the coding sequence GTGAGCGACGAGCAGACAATCCGGCTGCGCCGCGCGATGGCGGCCGTCACGAAGCTCCAGGCGCGAATAGCGCAGCTGGAGGCAGGGGCGCACGGCGCCATCGCGATCGTCTCCATGGCCTGCCGGTTTCCCGGCGGCGTCGACAGTCCGGAGGGGTTCTGGCAGCTCCTGGATGACGGACGGGACGCCATCACCGAGATCCCGCGTTACCGGTGGGACGTCGACGCGGTCTATGACCCGAATCCGGCGACGGTCGGCACCACGTACTGCCGCGTGGGCGGCTTCGTCGGCGAAGTGGACCGGTTCGATCCTGGTTTCTTCGGGATCAGCCCGCGCGAGGCGCTGACGATCGATCCGCGCGAGAGGTTGCTCCTCGAGACAGCGTGGGAAGCGCTCGAGCGGGGAGGGATGACCGCCAAGCGGGTCGCCGGCTCCTCGACAGGCGTCTACGTCGGCATTTTGACCCTGCCGGAGTACCAAATTGACGCTCTCCGTGACAGGGACCGGATTGACCCGTACACGCTCCTCGGCACCACCCACAGCGCGATGGCGGGCCGACTCTCGTATTGGCTCGGCCTGCACGGCCCCAACATGCCAGTCGACACGGCATGCTCGTCCTCCCTCGTGGCCGTGCACCTGGCCGTGCAGGCGCTCCGGGCGGGGGAGTGCGATATGGCGCTGGCCGGAGGGGTGAGTCTCCTGCTCGCCCCGGAGGGCTACGTCTATTTCTCTCGCCTGACAGCCCTCTCCAAGACGGGGCGGTGCCATGCGTTCTCCGCCGACGCCGACGGCTACGTGCGGGGCGAAGGCTGCGGGATGGTGGTGCTGAAGCGCCTGGAGGACGCGCAGCGGGACGGTGATCCGATCCTCGCCGTGATCCGGAGCAGCGTCGTCAATCAAGACGGGACGTCAAACGGTTTCACCGCTCCCAGCGGCGTCGCTCAGGAGCAGATGCTGCGCCGGGCGCTGAAGCAGGCGCAGATCGAGCCGGCCACGATCGACGTCGTGGAGTGCCACGGGACGGGGACGATCCTGGGCGATCCGATCGAGGTCGACGCGCTGGCGAGCGTCTATGGAGAGGGGCGCTCGCCGGACCGCCCCCTGCTGCTCACGTCGGTGAAAACGAACATCGGACACACCGAAGGGGCCGCGGGCATCGCGGGGATGATCAAAGCGGTGCTCGCGCTGCAGCATCGCCGCGTGCCGCCGTCGTTGCACTTCAACGACCGTCCGAACCCGAACATCGCTTGGGATCGCTCTCCGGTGAAGGTGGCGACCACCGCGATACCGTGGGAACAGAGGGAGCACCCGCGGCGCATCGGTGTGTCCTCGTTCGGGTTCTCGGGGACGAACGCGCACATCATTCTGGAAGGGGCGCCTGAGGTCACGCCGAGCGCGGCGCCGCCGAAGCTGAGATTGCCACGGGTCCCGCTGGTGTTGTCGGGTCACACGGAGGAGGCGCTGCGGGGCAACGCGGAGCGCCTGGCGGCGTGGCTGGACGACCACGACAGCTCGCTCCTGGATATCGCGTATAGCCTCGCGGCGACGCGAACCGCCTTCCGGGAGCGCGTCGCGGTCTCGGTGGCGGACGCACCGTCGGCCAAGGAGGCGCTCCGCGCCTTGGCGCGAGGGGATCTGCCGTCCGACGCGATCCGCGCGACGGCGCGCCGAGACCGGGCCGTCTTCATCTTCCCCGGCCAAGGGAGCCAGTACCCGGGCATGTGCCGGACGTTGCTGGACGAGCCGGTGTTTCGTGAGGCGCTGGCCGCGTGCGACGCCGCGATACGTCGGCACGCAGGCTTCTCGGTGCTGGAGCTGCTGGAGCAAGACGACGATGCGCAGCGGAGCGCGCTGGAGAAGGTGGCCATCGTCCAACCGGTCTTGTTTGCCGTCGCCGTCGCGCTCGCGCGGTTGTGGCAGTCCTGCGGCGTAGAGCCGGCCGCCGTCGTCGGGCACAGCCAGGGAGAGGTCGCCGCGGCCGTCGTGGCCGGCGCGCTGTCGCTGGAGGAGGGCGCGCGCGTCGTCAGCGTTCGGAGCCGCCTCTTGAGCCGGCTGGACGGCAGCGGGGCGATGGTCAGCGTTGGCCTCCCGATGAAGGAGGTGGAAGCCCTCCTGGCCACACACGAAGGGCTGTCGGTGGCCGTCGTGAATACGAGCGAGTCGACCGTCGTCGCGGGCGATCGTTCCCGGTTGGAGGCGCTGCTGGTCGAGCTGGAGCGTCGAAGCGTCTTCTGCCGCCGCATCGCGGTGGACTATGCGTCGCACTCGCCGCAGATGGACCCGATCCTGGGAGCTATCCGCGAGGGGCTCGCCGATCTCGCGCCCCGCGAGGCGAGCACGCCGTTCTACTCGACGGTGCTCGGCAAGCAGGCGATCGGCACCGAGCTGGGTGGCGGATACTGGGCGGACAACCTGCGTATGCCCGTGCGGATGGACCTGGCGCTCGAAGCGCTCGGGCAGCGCGACGCCGCCGTGCTCCTGGAGGTGAGCGCTCATCCTCTCCTCGCCGCCCCGCTCGGGCTTGCGGGGCACGAGGCCGTTGTCGGTTCGCTCCACCGCGACGCGGACGCCGCCTCGCGCTTTCGAACGGCCGCCGCACAGCTCCATGTGCACGGCGTCGAGGTCGATTGGGAGAAGGTCTACGCGGCTGCGGGCGCGAGGCGGACGGCCGTGCCGACCTATGCGTTCCAGCGCGACCGCTACTGGTTGGAGAAGCCGAAGGAGCGACGGCCGCAGCGCGGAGGGCACCCGCTGCTCGGGGAGCGCATCGAGCTCTCGACGCCGAAGAAGATCGCGGTATGGGAGAGCGCCATCGGTCTCGAGGCGTTGCCGTACCTCAAGGATCATCGGGTCGAAGACGCGATCATCTTCCCAGGCGCGGGCTTTGTGGAGATGGCCCTCGCGGCGGCGAAAGAGCTCTTCGGTGGAAGAGCTCACGTGGTGGAGGATCTCTCGCTCGACGTCGCGCTCGTTCTCCTGGAGGAGGCGAAGGTCGTTCAGCTCGCCTGCGTGGAAGACGAACCGGGGTCGATGGGCTTTCAGATCTCGAGCTGGGAGGACGCGAGCTCGTCGTGGGTGCGGCACGCGCGGGGGAAACTGCGGCTCGGCGAGCCGGAGAAGGTCGCACCGGAGCCGCCTCGCGAGGTGCGCGCGCGCTGCCGCACGGCCGTGAGCGGCGGCGAGTACTACGGCGCGCTCTCGGAGCGAGGCCTCGTTTACGGGCCGTCGTTTCAACGGATCGCACGCCTCTGGGTCGGAGAGAAGGAGGCGCTCGGCGAGATGCAGCTCGCGGGCGACGGGACCTCGGGGGCGAGGCGCTACATCGTCCCTCCCGACTTCCTCGACGGCTGCTTTCAGGTGTTGATGGCCGCGTCGGGGTCGTCGACGGCGGGGCCGATGGTCCCGGTAGGCGTGAAGTCCGTGCGGGTTCGGGGGCCGCTCGAGGGCAACGTATGGAGCCACGTTTGGCTCCGAGAGATCGACGAGGCGAAGGGCAGCTTCACGGGCGACGTGTCTCTGCTGGACGAGTCCGGAGGCGTGCTGGTCGACGTGCAGGGGCTGCGCGTCCAGCGGCTCGAGCGCGGCGCGGTCGCGGGTGAGGAGATCCGCCGCCTTGAGCACCGCTTTCATCCGGCGCCGTTGCCGGAGCGCGAGCGCACGGCCTCGGGCAGGTCGGGCCGGGTCGTGATCCTCGCGGACGAGGGCGGCGTCGGGGATGCTCTCGCGAACGCGCTGCGGGCGGAGGGGGTATCGGCCACGTCCGTACGCGCTTCGGAGATCCCCCTGGAGGGCTCACGGGTCTTCGAGGATCTGTTCGGCTCCTCGCCGTGTCGAGACATCGTGCACCTCTGGAGCCTCGACGGCCCGCCGCCCGATGAGATCACCGTCGCCTCGCTGGCGCGCGTCGGGCAGCGCGACTGCGGAGCCCTGCTCCACGCCGTACAGGCGCTCTCGCGCCTCTCCTTGCGAGACGCGCCGCGGCTCTGGATCGTCACGCGCGGCGTGCACCAGGTTGGGGCGCCATCGACCCCGAGCTCGCCCGGCCCCGCGCTGCTGTGGGGGCTCGGTCGAACGATCGCGGCCGAGCACCCGGAGCTCTCCTGCACGCGGCTCGATCTGGCGCCGCGACCGCTCCCGGACGAGGTGAACGAGCTCGCGAGACATCTGCTCGCCGACGATCGCGAGGACGAGATCGCGCTTCGTCAAGAGGGCCGCTTCGTCGCGCGCGTGGGGCCCGCGGCGAAGCTTCGGTCCGCGGGGACGTCGTTTGGCCCGACGAGAATCGCCCAGGGCGCGACGTACCTCGTCGTCGGTGGGCTCGGCGGCCTCGGATTGTCGCTGGCCGCGTGGTTGGTGTCCGAGGGGGCGCGCAACCTGGTGCTGACGAGTCGGCGCGGAGCGCACACCACGGAGCAGATCGAGGCTGTCGCGCGAATGACGGCCTCCGGGGCCCAGGTGGTCGTCGAGGCGGCGGACGTCTCGGTGCGCTCCGACGTCGAGCGCGTGCTGGAGCGAATCGCGAAGGAGCTGCCGCCGCTGCGCGGCGTCGTGCACGCGGCCGGCGTGCTCGACGACTCCCTCCTGGAGCGGCAGACGGCCGAGCGACTGGCGAAGGTGACCGCGCCCAAGGTGGCTGGCGCGTGGCACCTGCACGAGCTCACGCGCGATCAACCGCTCGATTTCTTCGTCCTCTACGCCTCGGCGTCGGGGCTCCTCGGCGCCGCGGGACAGGCCAATTACGCCGCGGCCAACGCATTCCTCGACGCGTTGGCTCATCATCGGCGCGCCCTCGGCCTCCCCGCGTTGAGCCTCGACTGGGGAGCGTTCTCCGAGGTCGGTTTGGCGGCGGCGCAGGACAACCGAGGCGCGCGGCTGGCGACCATGGGAATGCGAAGTATGACGCCCGAGGAGGGCATCGCCGTCCTCGCCGAGGAGCTGGGCGGCGACCGCGTGCAGCTCGGCGTCATACCGCTCGACTTGCGGCAGTGGGTCGAGTGCCATCCGCACGTCGCCGCCTCGTCCCTGTTCTCCGAGCTGGTCCAAGCGGCCGGCCAGCTCCGGGGATTGAGCAAGACGGCCAAGTCGATGCAGCAGGCGCTGAGCAAGGCGTCCGCTTCGGAGCGCCGCGCGCTGGTCGAGCGCTTCCTTCGAGAACAGGTGGGGACTGTCCTCCGGATGGATGCGTCCAGGGTCGACCCGACGGCGCCTTTCCGGGGCATGGGGCTCGATTCCCTCATGGGATTGGAGCTGCGCAATCGGCTCGAGACCGGTCTCGGTCTGAAGCTCGCGGCCACGTTGATCTGGACATACTCCAACGTGACCGCTCTGGCGGAGCACCTCTCTGGTCGGCTCGCGGCGGAGACGAGCGGGGACCCACGCGTCGAGACGAACGTTCCGGTCGACGTGCTCGTACACCCGGCGGCTCCGATGAGCGTCGCGCCCATCTTGAGCCTCTCGCACGAGGAGAAGAACGCCCTCCTCGAAAAAACGCTGTCGGCGATCGAGGAATATCTCAAATGA